From Coffea arabica cultivar ET-39 chromosome 2e, Coffea Arabica ET-39 HiFi, whole genome shotgun sequence, the proteins below share one genomic window:
- the LOC113730969 gene encoding E3 ubiquitin-protein ligase RMA1H1-like yields MAMEFEQQLAQDLKSIPASKIADSEKASACFDCSICLESANDPVVTFCGHLYCWPCIYKWLELQMSSLTQDECTYCPICKAEISQESLVPLYGRGRSLSEPVSDDKVTSSSKVMAIPPRPNASARQAQATSANLRQQLPSNSPYLNLQTDPTAPSESEDSSSPALTVPLAVCHPMNGNYGEMIYARAFGNWESFYTFPNSYHTEGSASPRVRRQEIQAHKSLNRISVFLFCWILLCLFVF; encoded by the coding sequence ATGGCTATGGAATTTGAGCAACAACTGGCACAAGATTTGAAATCCATCCCCGCTTCAAAAATAGCAGACTCCGAGAAGGCATCTGCCTGCTTTGATTGTAGCATCTGCTTAGAATCAGCGAACGATCCAGTTGTTACCTTCTGTGGGCACCTCTACTGTTGGCCCTGCATTTATAAGTGGCTAGAGTTGCAGATGTCTTCTCTTACTCAAGATGAGTGCACATACTGCCCAATTTGCAAGGCCGAAATTTCCCAAGAATCCCTTGTGCCCCTTTATGGCCGTGGCCGAAGCCTCTCTGAACCTGTGTCTGACGACAAAGTGACCTCTTCAAGTAAGGTCATGGCAATACCTCCTAGACCAAACGCATCTGCTAGACAAGCTCAGGCGACTTCCGCCAATCTTCGCCAACAGCTGCCATCTAACAGTCCTTACCTGAATCTACAAACTGATCCGACAGCCCCGAGTGAGAGTGAGGATTCCAGTTCACCTGCATTAACGGTCCCACTGGCGGTTTGTCATCCTATGAATGGAAACTATGGAGAGATGATATATGCTAGGGCATTTGGTAACTGGGAGAGCTTTTATACATTTCCCAATTCATACCATACAGAAGGAAGTGCCAGCCCCAGGGTGAGAAGGCAGGAGATACAAGCTCACAAATCCTTAAACAGAATATCAGTTTTTCTCTTCTGTTGGATTCTATTGTGCCTTTTTGTATTCTAG
- the LOC113730967 gene encoding heat stress transcription factor B-3-like: MARERRRPIVGQSSSSSSRIKSPAPFLSKTYDLLEEEEERGRREAIERGSWGQRVVSWTADGTGFVVWSPAEFSELMLPRYFKHNNFSSFIRQLNTYGFKKTASKRWEFQHEKFQKGCRHLLSEIHRKKCEPSAFPQYLKASEESNNSPSSTVEENNTTRLLLMQENKNLKKERMELQMQIAHFKTLELKLMECLSFYWDDHHNKVRRLC; the protein is encoded by the exons ATGGCTAGAGAGCGAAGGAGACCAATCGTGGGGCAGTCGTCATCTTCTTCATCGAGGATTAAGAGCCCGGCTCCATTTCTATCCAAGACCTATGACcttttggaggaggaagaagagagGGGTCGCAGGGAAGCAATTGAAAGAGGAAGCTGGGGCCAAAGGGTAGTGTCATGGACCGCTGATGGAACCGGTTTTGTTGTTTGGTCTCCTGCTGAGTTTTCTGAGCTCATGTTGCCTAGATATTTCAAGCATAATAATTTCTCTAGCTTCATTCGACAGCTCAATACCTAT GGATTCAAGAAAACAGCATCTAAGAGATGGGAATTCCAGCACGAGAAATTCCAGAAGGGGTGCCGGCATCTGCTGTCGGAGATACACCGGAAGAAGTGCGAGCCCAGCGCCTTTCCTCAGTATCTGAAAGCATCAGAAGAGAGTAACAACAGCCCTTCATCCAcggttgaggaaaataatacTACTCGTCTGCTACTCATGCAGGAAAACAAGAAtctgaagaaagaaagaatggagCTCCAAATGCAGATAGCCCACTTCAAAACACTGGAGCTGAAGTTGATGGAGTGCCTTTCTTTTTACTGGGACGATCACCACAATAAAGTCAGGAGGTTATGCTAG
- the LOC113730968 gene encoding pentatricopeptide repeat-containing protein At2g20710, mitochondrial-like — MNILFPNPLSQLSKSASQKMFRHFFCTRSPKSLDRSDPSNNLYKRISPLGDPKISVVPVLDQWAAEGRPVHKEYLESIIKELKAYKRYKHALEVSRWMTEKRYMPLRELDVSIQINLIHRVHGLKEAENCFNNVSSKLKGFNAHIALLNCYVHEKSAEKAEALMQKMREMGYANSPLPYNLMMNLHYGLGNCKKLDDLMNEMEGRGIKFDPFTLTIRLSAYAAASDAEGVDKIAKMMEIDPLIVPDFSAYAVVAQGYLKVGQLDKALPILNKMEELAVTTRKGKFPYDFLLKLYAGMQRRDDVLRIWEMYKQKQKINNKGYMTMMSSLLSFGDIGGIEDIFKEWESRGLSYDFRVPNVLIHAYCRNGELEKAEALIDKGLSEGGEPFSTTWFYMALGYIKDNQISKAVEALKKAILKCPPDHKPNTETLNTCLEHMERGDVEKSEEFIKLIKKESLYSLAVQDSSMDFIKSGESQS; from the exons ATGAACATTCTTTTCCCCAATCCCCTTAGTCAGCTCTCAAAATCTGCTTCGCAGAAAATGTTTAGGCATTTCTTTTGCACAAGATCACCAAAATCCCTCGACCGATCTGACCCTTCAAACAATCTTTACaaaagaatttcacctctgggTGATCCAAAAATCTCAGTGGTGCCTGTGCTTGATCAGTGGGCTGCCGAAGGAAGACCTGTCCACAAAGAATATCTAGAGAGCATCATAAAGGAATTGAAAGCATACAAAAGATACAAACATGCCCTCGAG GTATCACGGTGGATGACCGAAAAAAGATACATGCCTTTGAGAGAGCTGGATGTTTCCATTCAAATTAATTTGATTCACAGAGTACATGGCTTGAAGGAAGCTGAGAACTGTTTCAATAATGTCTCTAGTAAGCTAAAAGGCTTTAATGCTCACATAGCCCTCCTTAACTGTTATGTCCATGAAAAATCAGCGGAAAAAGCAGAGGCCTTAATGCAGAAAATGAGGGAAATGGGGTATGCTAATTCACCACTACCCTACAATCTCATGATGAATCTCCATTATGGCTTGGGAAACTGTAAGAAGCTAGATGATCtaatgaatgaaatggaaggAAGGGGAATTAAATTTGACCCATTCACCCTCACCATCCGGTTAAGTGCTTATGCGGCTGCTTCTGATGCTGAAGGTGTAGATAAAATTGCTAAGATGATGGAAATTGATCCGCTGATTGTTCCAGACTTTAGTGCCTATGCTGTTGTAGCCCAGGGGTACTTAAAAGTTGGTCAGTTGGATAAAGCTttgccaattttgaacaaaatggAGGAATTAGCAGTAACCACAAGGAAAGGAAAATTTCCGTATGATTTCCTGCTCAAATTGTATGCTGGAATGCAGAGGAGAGATGATGTGCTCCGAATATGGGAAATGTACAAGCAAAAACAGAAGATCAATAACAAGGGTTACATGACCATGATGAGCTCACTACTGAGCTTTGGCGACATTGGAGGCATTGAGGACATCTTTAAAGAATGGGAATCAAGGGGATTATCCTATGATTTTCGGGTTCCAAATGTTTTGATACATGCTTATTGCAGAAATGGGGAATTGGAGAAGGCTGAGGCCCTTATAGACAAGGGGTTATCAGAAGGGGGTGAACCTTTTTCAACAACATGGTTTTATATGGCACTTGGATACATAAAGGataatcaaatttcaaaagctGTGGAAGCATTGAAGAAGGCAATCTTGAAATGCCCTCCTGATCACAAGCCTAATACAGAAACATTGAACACCTGTCTGGAACATATGGAGAGGGGGGATGTGGAAAAGTCAGAGGAGTTCATAAAGCTTATAAAGAAAGAGAGCTTATATTCACTGGCTGTTCAGGATAGCTCCATGGATTTTATCAAGTCTGGTGAATCTCAATCTTGA